One Carettochelys insculpta isolate YL-2023 chromosome 1, ASM3395843v1, whole genome shotgun sequence genomic window, ATggtgttggcaggggaaacgttgttatattttgttctcatagaaacattgttttgtatatgaatgcttactgatgtttccatgaggttcaatattgtatttagcattgttagtgaatcctccttaattttctcatgaaattcagcattgttttgttactgaaatcctgttcatgttctatacaactgaataactctacctccccGTAACTTatattctgttaataatctattggtactttacctcctgattaatagggaattaccagagcagaATGTCATGAGCAGTAGCAATTCAGTTTGAACTGgaggagtggataagggaatgatgagaaactctcccctggcttGTTAGGAGGGGggatgaacaaaggaggagagaggtataggtATTGCTCATCTCTTGTTGCAAGgtgcgcaggctttgaggagaaatccccctgcgccttacttggcatgccaaataaagattcttcttccactctcggtgtgttattgggccagcgttgcataccgggcacgaactgccactgtgtcaccttaagaaggaggcaacaatgGTAATCAGACTCAGATATCCCATCAAAAGTGTCAGCTGGGTGATTCACTTTAGCGGGTGCCTTGGGAATGTTGCTGTGTTCATTGTCCCATTAAAGGTAACATTCCCAAGCCACTATGCTGCAGAGTAGGAGGGAGGGGGCAACCACTGCTGCACATAGGCAAGCTGTGAAAGGGCCAGGACAGAAGCCAGAGTCTTAACAAACAGCCTCCCTCCTTACCTTCAACAGAATGCACAGAGCCTGTGGAACATGTTTGGCCATTACTGACTATAGGCAAACCGGTGCAGTGTTGGCTCAACCCAAGAAACACCTGCCCGGGCTACAACAGAGTTCTACCCGGATGAATCCCCCACCCCAGCGGTTAACTGACTGTTTGTGGGCCATGCACTTTCTCTGGGATGCACAGTCAGTGAGAGGTATGTGAACAGTATTTGCTTTTTGAACTGCTTAGTGCCCGTGCTCTCTTTAGAGCAGAGGCGAAAGTCACTTAAATTTCTttcaggtactgtcctatcactCTTAGGACCGGTGGACTGGGGGCTTGGGAAAAGCCTGCGACAAGCCtgagcagcagaaaaggaagaGGTGTGTGGTGTGGGACATCTGCCTAAAGTGCACCAGTCTGAACGCCACTGCATAGGGCCAAAAGCTTGTTCATTCTATTGTTCCGGCAGCTGACACTACGGACACAAACACTGTTGTACTCTGtgagtgcagacaaagcctaagaGATGCTCCTTTCCAACTGTCCTATAATACAGTATAGCCCAGGGAGTGCAAAGCAGAAAGCGAACACCGTCAGAGGGGGAAAATCTCATAAGCATTGCCCATTGAGCCCGCCTTTCAAATCAGCAATCTGGAAACTGACCCTTCCTAACATAAAACAGTGACTTCTGCCTCGAAGGTAAAGGAACGAGGACGCAGGCTGGTGTTATGAGCCACCACGTCTGTTCACGCATTAGTCACACTAGCACACGTGTTGCAAAAAGAACAATAAGAAAGAGCACAGAGCCCAATGAACGAATATAGCGAAAGGAAGAAAATAATGCGGCGTCCCGCCGCCTCTATTCGCTGACACGCTCATCTCACATTAATCTTCCTAGTTCACGTTTTGGAAAAGTCGGGCGGCGAAGGCAAGGTGGCAGCGTGCACGTAGGGGTGCGTTTTGGCGATGCGCGCGCGTGTGTGAGTCTCCGgaggggaggtgtgtgtggggtaaGGCGGGCGGAAGGGAAAGCTCAGGGCGGAATGCCCTGAGATAATGTCTCCGGAAACCTGATTGGTCAGATTTTGATGCAGTCCACAGGTGCTTGAAATCAAAGGAgcgttttcaaaagaaaaatgaccACAAACACAAAGCCCTCTTGACAGGGcatcaaaacaacaacaacaaaggtaaataaaaagtagAGCTTGAAAGCAGCTCTTATTTTACACAGTTTACAGAGGCGAGCGGTAGTGGCAGAAACCGCGAGATGGCGTTGCAGCCCTACTTACTGAAATAAGGTGCTACGGCacagccttttcttttttttcttttttgtgaacCTACAGGGAACCAttgctactcctctgagactacacGCAAGGATGATTgttttcatagattccaagggcCGAAGGGGGTCTTTGTGATCTGGTTTTGATAACGTTTTCAGTGTATAAATGAAGGACTTGTCCTGTCTATCTTCTTCCTTTTATGCAAATCTTGGGGAGTAGAAGGGGAGCAGTATACCAACCGCGGGCATTAGcgtgctaaacccagagttgtgagttcagtcctggaaaaggccatttagggttctgggacaaatagactgaaaaaaaaatagccagGGATAATGCTTGGTCTCGTTGAGATtctcgagttcccttccagctctatgagatgtgtacgaTAAATAAGAAGCGGGAAAGAGAGCAAACTCGTTAATACAATACACCTCTTCCCCTGTAAaccacacctccagccagcagctgccagcaaccGGAGGAGAGCTGTGCGGTGGAAAGGAAGCCTAATGCTCCGCCCCTCTGCTTGACAGTTCTCAAACAGGTCGTCCGCCAGACAATATACAGACAGCCTAGGCAACCGACGGTACTTTTTCTTTTTGCTCGAAACGCGTAGGTTGTTTGCGCAGCGGTTCATAGCAGAATGTCTGGTCGCGGCAAAGGCGGTAAGGGCTTGGGGAAAGGTGGTGCTAAGCGTCATCGTAAGGTTCTCCGTGATAACATTCAAGGTATCACGAAACCCGCCATTCGTCGTTTGGCCCGCCGTGGTGGTGTCAAGCGTATTTCTGGCTTGATTTACGAAGAAACTCGTGGAGTCCTGAAGGTGTTCTTGGAGAACGTGATCCGTGATGCTGTCACCTACACCGAACATGCTAAGAGAAAGACTGTGACTGCTATGGATGTGGTCTACGCTCTGAAGCGGCAGGGTCGTACTCTTTACGGTTTCGGCGGTTAAATTTTCGTTTTTCCAGATACAGAGCATCATCAAAATCATAAAAGGCTCTTTTAAGAGCCACCCCCACTTTCACGATAAGGGCTTAATCACTACGAATGCTCTTTTTTGCGAGCATACCTGTGGGAAAGGTGGTCTTAAGTGTGAGATTCCCTACTACAAAAAACACGGCGTGATCTATATCTTACTCCCTTAGCAGACGTGTACTAATGTTTTCCCGGGGAGCGGAGGTTAAAAAGCGAGCAGGGATTGCCTGCTAGCCTCTTCTAGGAGAAAATCGGTTTGTCTCTTCGCGTAACACAGAGTTGTTAACGAGAACGAAACAAGGATCCTTATTCACCTCCCGCTAGTTGGAGAAATGTCACGAAGGGGGCGAAATCCGACATTGCCCCCTGCTCCCTGAAACGCTAGCGTTCCCTTGGGTTTATTTCCCCCCGTTTAGGGAGGGCGAACGGTTTTCTACTGTGCTTGGCGAGGCCATGTATTTCGTACACTCTGTTTGTAGCTGCGTCATAGAGGAGGACATGCGACACCCAGAGGAAACGTTATCTTTATGCATTGCGGCTGTTAAGCAGTTAGGATTTCTAGTCTCCTGAAGTTGAAGGCAGCCCTGACTTGGGAGTAAAGCGGTCCTTCACGAGGAGCCAGCGCTCCTCAGGccgagaaaaagcagtgtagggtAAGGCTGGCTGTGTCGCCTTCGACAAACTAGCGCGCGCGCGCGTGTACAGAGCACCCCCAATAAAAGCAACATGGAGGGACTTTTCTATGCAGCCGACACACCTTGTGTCTTCGATGTTACCTGCCGGGAATTCGTGCTCCGCTCATGCTTGATTAAGATTTTCTATAGGTAAGATGCCGCGGCGAAGCAGGAATTATGTTCGGTTTCAGAGAGATGGACTGTTTGCAAGCGAAATAATGAGACACTGACTTAAATGACAGAGAACGAGAACTGGACGGTGACGCGGGGGCTGGCTTTCAGAGAGAGACTAGCGCAGAGTATAGGGAGATCAGACAGCGCGCGTTTTAGTGACCTGACCGTTGAACGCCTCTTTGAAGGAGACTTGGCTGAGCTACCCTGGGCTGGCGAAGGGCGAGTCAGATTTGGCGGCACCGAGCGCGGGCTTTTCAAATATTCAAATTGTCCAATGATAGCTGTCTCCATCTCAATAACCAATCAGAAAAGAGCGTTGGCTATATATGCTGCCGGAGCGGAGGCGCTCTACCTTACTTTGTTCTGTTGTGCCGTTTGTTTCTATCGTGCGTTTGCGGGTTTCTGAAAAATGGCTAGGACTAAGCAGACAGCCCGTAAATCTACCGGTGGCAAAGCCCCGCGCAAGCAATTGGCCACTAAAGCTGCTCGGAAGAGCGCCCCTGCTACTGGGGGAGTGAAGAAGCCGCATCGCTACAGACCCGGTACCGTCGCCTTGCGAGAAATCCGCCGTTACCAAAAATCTACGGAGCTGCTCATCCGCAAGCTGCCTTTCCAGCGCCTGGTGCGCGAAATCGCCCAGGACTTCAAGACCGATCTGCGCTTCCAAAGCTCGGCCGTTATGGCCCTGCAGGAGGCCAGTGAAGCCTACCTGgttgggctctttgaagacaccAACCTGTGCGCCATTCACGCAAAGAGAGTCACTATCATGCCCAAGGACATCCAGTTAGCTCGGCGCATTCGAGGGGAGAGAGCTTAAACGTTTAAGCCTTTTGACGACTAGAAAACTACACTGAAAGATCCAAAGGCTCTTTTAAGAGCCACTACTTTTACTTCTAAAGACCTGAAACACAAAAAAATTCACCTTTATGTAAGATTACAATCTGTATATAACTAATTAAATTATCCATATTCAGTAGTTGtctgaatatttttttccacaTAGTTCCCAGCTCTACGATTGTGGACTGCTGATCTGAAAGCCGGAGTCCAATACTTAGTGCCATAGGGGCACTCGGCACACTGGGACAATTTCCCATTAACCAGTAGATAGAGAATGAAGGGTAAACCCCTGCCAGTGGGGAGGATTCCAAATCCCTTTAAAAACCTGTCGCGCTTCTATTTCTTACCCTTTTTTAAAGACGCgcagtttttttaaattatataacgTTATTCAGAATTTACATATATTGGTATTGCTTTATTTTGAAGCAGATGCACTTTTTTCACGTCTCTCCCTCAGACAGAcaggcacgcacacacacagagcgggaAGAAAATGGGGGAAATATACCTTCTCGCAAAGAATCCCCTTATGTCTGCTTAAGCACAAAGCAGCATATTAACAATCATAGAATAGGGCATCAGAAAACAGGAGCTGGAAATGAAACATTTAATAATAGCAGAGTGGCTAAAGTGGCAATAGAGGAGAATTTAATCTTACCCCACGTGTTACATTTAATCACGATTCGAAAAAATGGGGATTAAAAAGTTGTTTCAGGTCTTTAGAAGTAAAAGTAGTGGCTCTTAAAAGAGCCTTTGGATCTTTCAGTGTAGTTTTCTAGTCGTCAAAAGGCTTAAACGTTTAAGCTCTCTCCCCTCGAATGCGCCGAGCTAACTGGATGTCCTTGGGCATGATAGTGACTCTCTTTGCGTGAATGGCGCACAGGTTggtgtcttcaaagagcccaacCAGGTAGGCTTCACTGGCCTCCTGCAGGGCCATAACGGCCGAGCTTTGGAAGCGCAGATCGGTCTTGAAGTCCTGGGCGATTTCGCGCACCAGGCGCTGGAAAGGCAGCTTGCGGATGAGCAGCTCCGTAGATTTTTGGTAACGGCGGATTTCTCGCAAGGCGACGGTACCGGGTCTGTAGCGATGCGGCTTCTTCACTCCCCCAGTAGCAGGGGCGCTCTTCCGAGCAGCTTTAGTGGCCAATTGCTTGCGCGGGGCTTTGCCACCGGTAGATTTACGGGCTGTCTGCTTAGTCCTAGCCATTTTTCAGAAACCCGCAAACGCACGATAGAAACAAACGGCACAACAGAACAAAGTAAGGTAGAGCGCCTCCGCTCCGGCAGCATATATAGCCAACGCTCTTTTCTGATTGGTTATTGAGATGGAGACAGCTATCATTGGACAATTTGAATATTTGAAAAGCCCGCGCTCGGTGCCGCCAAATCTGACTCGCCCTTCGCCAGCCCAGGGTAGCTCAGCCAAGTCTCCTTCAAAGAGGCGTTCAACGGTCAGGTCACTAAAACGCGCGCTGTCTGATCTCCCTATACTCTGCGCTAGTCTCTCTCTGAAAGCCAGCCCCCGCGTCACCGTCCAGTTCTCGTTCTCTGTCATTTAAGTCAGTGTCTCATTATTTCGCTTGCAAACAGTCCATCTCTCTGAAACCGAACATAATTCCTGCTTCGCCGCGGCATCTTACCTATAGAAAATCTTAATCAAGCATGAGCGGAGCACGAATTCCCGGCAGGTAACATCGAAGACACAAGGTGTGTCGGCTGCATAGAAAAGTCCCTCCATGTTGCTTTTATTGGGGGTGCTCTGTACACGCGCGCGCGCGCTAGTTTGTCGAAGGCGACACAGCCAGCCTTaccctacactgctttttctcggCCTGAGGAGCGCTGGCTCCTCGTGAAGGACCGCTTTACTCCCAAGTCAGGGCTGCCTTCAACTTCAGGAGACTAGAAATCCTAACTGCTTAACAGCCGCAATGCATAAAGATAACGTTTCCTCTGGGTGTCGCATGTCCTCCTCTATGACGCAGCTACAAACAGAGTGTACGAAATACATGGCCTCGCCAAGCACAGTAGAAAACCGTTCGCCCTCCCTAAACGGGGGGAAATAAACCCAAGGGAACGCTAGCGTTTCAGGGAGCAGGGGGCAATGTCGGATTTCGCCCCCTTCGTGACATTTCTCCAACTAGCGGGAGGTGAATAAGGATCCTTGTTTCGTTCTCGTTAACAACTCTGTGTTACGCGAAGAGACAAACCGATTTTCTCCTAGAAGAGGCTAGCAGGCAATCCCTGCTCGCTTTTTAACCTCCGCTCCCCGGGAAAACATTAGTACACGTCTGCTAAGGGAGTAAGATATAGATCACGCCGTGTTTTTTGTAGTAGGGAATCTCACACTTAAGACCACCTTTCCCACAGGTATGCTCGCAAAAAAGAGCATTCGTAGTGATTAAGCCCTTATCGTGAAAGTGGGGGTGGCTCTTAAAAGAGCCTTTTATGATTTTGATGATGCTCTGTATCTGGAAAAACGAAAATTTAACCGCCGAAACCGTAAAGAGTACGACCCTGCCGCTTCAGAGCGTAGACCACATCCATAGCAGTCACAGTCTTTCTCTTAGCATGTTCGGTGTAGGTGACAGCATCACGGATCACGTTCTCCAAGAACACCTTCAGGACTCCACGAGTTTCTTCGTAAATCAAGCCAGAAATACGCTTGACACCACCACGGCGGGCCAAACGACGAATGGCGGGTTTCGTGATACCTTGAATGTTATCACGGAGAACCTTACGATGACGCTTAGCACCACCTTTCCCCAAGCCCTTACCGCCTTTGCCGCGACCAGACATTCTGCTATGAACCGCTGCGCAAACAACCTACGCGTTTCGAGCAAAAAGAAAAAGTACCGTCGGTTGCCTAGGCTGTCTGTATATTGTCTGGCGGACGACCTGTTTGAGAACTGTCAAGCAGAGGGGCGGAGCATTAGGCTTCCTTTCCACCGCACAGCTCTCCTCCggttgctggcagctgctggctggaggtgtggtTTACAGGGGAAGAGGTGTATTGTATTAACGAGTTTGCTCTCTTTCCCGCTTCTTATTTAtcgtacacatctcatagagctggaagggaactcgagaATCTCAACGAGACCAAGCATTATCCctggctatttttttttcagtctatttgtcccagaaccctaaatggccttttccaggactgaactcacaactctgggtttagcacgCTAATGCCCGCGGTTGGTATACTGCTCCCCTTCTACTCCCCAAGATTTGCATAAAAGGAAGAAGATAGACAGGACAAGTCCTTCATTTATACACTGAAAACGTTATCAAAACCAGATCACAAAGACCCCCTTCGgcccttggaatctatgaaaacAATCATCCTTGCgtgtagtctcagaggagtagcaaTGGTTCCCTGTAGgttcacaaaaaagaaaaaaaagaaaaggctgtGCCGTAGCACCTTATTTCAGTAAGTAGGGCTGCAACGCCATCTCGCGGTTTCTGCCACTACCGCTCGCCTCTGTAAACTGTGTAAAATAAGAGCTGCTTTCAAGCTctactttttatttacctttgttgttgttgttttgatgCCCTGTCAAGAGGGCTTTGTGTTTGTggtcatttttcttttgaaaacgcTCCTTTGATTTCAAGCACCTGTGGACTGCATCAAAATCTGACCAATCAGGTTTCCGGAGACATTATCTCAGGGCATTCCGCCCTGAGCTTTCCCTTCCGCCCGCCttaccccacacacacctcccctcCGGAGACTCACACACGCGCGCGCATCGCCAAAACGCACCCCTACGTGCACGCTGCCACCTTGCCTTCGCCGCCCGACTTTTCCAAAACGTGAACTAGGAAGATTAATGTGAGATGAGCGTGTCAGCGAATAGAGGCGGCGGGACGCCGCATTATTTTCTTCCTTTCGCTATATTCGTTCATTGGGCTCTGTGCTCTTTCTTATTGTTCTTTTTGCAACACGTGTGCTAGTGTGACTAATGCGTGAACAGACGTGGTGGCTCATAACACCAGCCTGCGTCCTCGTTCCTTTACCTTCGAGGCAGAAGTCACTGTTTTATGTTAGGAAGGGTCAGTTTCCAGATTGCTGATTTGAAAGGCGGGCTCAATGGGCAATGC contains:
- the LOC142007336 gene encoding histone H4; protein product: MSGRGKGGKGLGKGGAKRHRKVLRDNIQGITKPAIRRLARRGGVKRISGLIYEETRGVLKVFLENVIRDAVTYTEHAKRKTVTAMDVVYALKRQGRTLYGFGG
- the LOC142007337 gene encoding histone H3; protein product: MARTKQTARKSTGGKAPRKQLATKAARKSAPATGGVKKPHRYRPGTVALREIRRYQKSTELLIRKLPFQRLVREIAQDFKTDLRFQSSAVMALQEASEAYLVGLFEDTNLCAIHAKRVTIMPKDIQLARRIRGERA